The following proteins are co-located in the Rattus norvegicus strain BN/NHsdMcwi chromosome 19, GRCr8, whole genome shotgun sequence genome:
- the LOC134483194 gene encoding disks large homolog 5-like: MFARLCRRFGRVDVDREESRVKQTKPKEACRQTSSPENVLNKVQANEEEERLNRELELTTKERNELTDRLLYVTGGSMSKSPYFRPNPFYENLKIKEKEVMSLLHNLDTKNIEHREKFQELKKEINFYR; this comes from the exons atgtttgcccgtctttgtaggcgctttgggagagttgatgttgatagagaagagtctagagtgaagcaaacgaaacctaaag aggcctgcagacagacgtcatcccctgaaaatgtcctaaacaaggtgcaggccaacgaggaagaggagaggctgaatagagaactggagctaactaccaaggagagaaatgagctgacagatcgcctcctttatgtgacaggtggatccatgagcaagag cccctactttaggccaaatccattttatgaaaacttgaagataaaggagaaagaggtcatgtcattactgcacaacttagacacaaagaacattgaacatcgtgagaaatttcaggagctcaagaaggagattaacttctatcggtaa
- the LOC134483184 gene encoding DNA-directed RNA polymerase II subunit GRINL1A-like: MCSLPRGFEPPVPEDVGRQSLAELRERLRRQERLLRKEKFICKLPDKGKTISDTTAKLKAAISESEEVRGRTELLHPVSDDCKLRNKATTRVDTDRDKAQNSDLMLDTSSLVPECSAVDTESSKTTSETQGPTQLTHKENEETLETGCTVNTSPSACITAQAPPSEVNEHLPQHSSQAEEVSSSVDSLFITKLQKITTTDQTEPSEENTSTENFPELQSETPKKPHYMTVLEMRARNPVPPPHKFKTNVLPTQQSDSPSHCQRAQSPASSEEQLCRARQHLDDVTAAPLLLLHPLPAQWLSIEESLALQKEQKQNYEKMRAKLTAQKLAERLNITMQSYNPEGESSGRYREVRDEDDAQSLDE, from the coding sequence atgtgctccctgccccgcggcttcgagcccccagttcctgaggacGTGGGGCGGCAGAGTTTGGCGGAGCTGCGGGAGAGGTTGAGGCGCCAGGAGAGACTTTTgcgcaaagaaaaattcatttgcaaattgcctGACAAAGGTAAAACGATCTCAGACACCACTGCCAAACTGAaagctgccatttcagaaagtgaagaggtcagagggagaactgaactacTTCATCCTGTTAGTGATGACTGTAAGCTAAGGaataaagcaaccacaagagttgataccgacagagacaaggcccagaattctgacctgatgcTTGATACTTCATCATTAGTTCCTGAATGTTCGGCAGTAGACACTGAAtcatctaaaacaacctcagaaactcagggacctacacagctcactcacaaagaaaatgaagagactttggagactggctgcACAGTGAATACCAGCCCGTCTGCCTGcatcacagcccaggctcccccatctgaagttaatgaacatctcccccagcattcaagtcaagcggaagaggtttccagcagcgtcgacagtctgtttatcactaaattgcaaaagatcacaactacagaccagactgaaccctcagaagaaaacaccagcactgaaaactttccagaactgcagagtgagactcctaagaagcctcattacatgacagtgctagaaatgcgagctagaaacccagtgccccctcctcataagtttaagaccaatgtgttacccacacaacagagtgactcaccaagtcattgtcagagggctcagtctcctgcttcctcagaagagcagctatgcagggctaggcagcatcttgatgatgtcacagcagctccccttcttctgctccaccccctgcctgcacagtggctctccatagaagagtcgctggctctgcagaaagagcagaagcagaattatgagaAGATGCGGGCAAAGCTCACAGCACAGAAACTAGCCGAGAGACTGAATATTACAATgcagagctacaatccagaaggggagtcttcagggagataccgagaagtgagggatgaagatgatgcccagtcCTTGGACGAATGA